TCTTCCGGGCGCCGGGCAGGGTGGAGGAGTTGATGATCGGCGGGGCCGACGGCGGCTCCGACTCCATCGGCTGGCGAGGAGGTGGTGTCTTCTTCCCCGTGGCGATCGGCGGAGTCACCAGCTGCGCGCTGGCCCTGGCGGGTGCATCGGGGGGCGGCCCCACGACGGTGGGCTCGACGGGGAGGGGACTGGCGCCGGTCTTCTCCGGCGGTGCTCCCGGGAGGGTATTGATGGGGTTCTCGTCCGTGCGCGGCTCCTCGAAGCCGGTGCGGGCGAGCGCCGTACGCGTGGAGGTGCGCGTTCGGGGCGTGGAGGGAGGCTCGGGATACGGCACCAGGATGGTGCGCTCCGCGGGCTGCGCCGGCGCGGCCTCCTTCCCCGCCCGGGTATCGGGGGGGAGGGTGGTGGCCAGGGCGGCCTGGAGGGCATCGGCTCCAGGCTGGGTATGCATCGGAGCCCCGGGGAGGGTCTGGGCGGCGATGGCCCCGACATCCTGCACCTCGGTCCGTTCGACGGGCCGCACCGCGGGGATGCCCCGGGTCTCCGAGGGACGCACGGCCTTGCGCTCACTGGTCCGCGTTCGCGGTGCCTCCGCCTGGGGTTGGGCGGGGAGCTGGAGCTTGCGCTCGCTGGTCCGCGTTCGTGGTGCCTCCGCCTGGGGTTGAGCGGGGAGCTGGAGCTTGCGCTCGGATGTCCGTGTGCGTGCGGCCCCGTCCCGGGAGGGGGCGGCCGGGGTGGGGACGATGAGGGTCCTGTCTTTCGCCTCCGCCTGCGGCGGCTTCTCCTCATCATCCGACATGCGGCCTTGCAGCCTAGCACAACCCTTCCGGTATGGCCCCAGGGACCTGATATGCAATCCAGGGCCCCCCTCAGTGGTACCTGGAATGGCACGGCAGTGGACGCCTTGTCGCTCGAATGGTTGCAGCCCCCACTTTTAAATGGCAGTCGAGCATTGAGGCGTCGCGGGTTCAGAGTACCGAGACATCGGGTGGGCCTTCGCTCACCTGTCCGACGTAGCCCAGGGTGACGAACTCGAGCAGGTTGCCGAAGGGGTCCGCGAAGTAGACGGAGGCGTGACCCGGTGGGCCGAGCCGGCGTGGGCCGTCGAGCTTCACGTTCGCGGCTCGCAGTCGGGCGATGCAGGTGTCGAGATCTCCTGGGCGGACCTGCATCGCGAGGTGCGGGTGCGGGGCCGGCACCGGGCGGCTGCGCCCCTTCTGGAGGAAGAGGTGCAGCTCCACCGCTTCGCCGAACTGCACGGCGAGGTGCAGCGGGCTGTTGTCGGCGTCGGCCTCGCGGGCGCGGTCGGGCCTGGAGCGCAGGAAGGTCTCCCGGTCGAACTTCCGCACGCGCTTCGCGCCGAGCAATTCGACGTAGAAACGCTCGGCGAGCTCGAGATCGTGAACGGGCAGGGTGATGTGGGCGAAACCTTCGACGGCTGGCGCGGGAGGGGTCATGCGCCAAAGGTGCCGTTGAGCGGTCGTGATTCACAGTGATATCTGGTGATTCCAGATATGTCCGGGATGAATCTGGCGGCGATCGACCTGAACCTCCTGAACGTGGTGGCCACGGTGCTCGAGGAGCGGAGCGCGACCAAGGCGGCGGCGAGGCTGCACGTCACGCAGTCGGCGGTGAGCAATGCCATGAGGCGGGCCCGGGACCTCTTCGGGGATCCCCTCGTGACGCGCGAGGCGTACGGGCTGGCGCCGACACCCCGCGGCGCGGAGCTGTTGCCGGCCCTGCGTGCCTGGCTCGAGGAAGCACGGCGGCTGGTCGCGAAGGCGCCCGTGTTCGACCCGGGCACTTCCACTCGGACCTTCACGGTGGCGTGCACGGACGCGGTGGCCATCGCGCTGCTGCAGCCGATGTTGCGGCTTCTCACGAAGCGGGCCCCGTCGGCGCGGCTGAGATTGGTGACGCTCGATCGGATGATTGCCCACGACGGGTTGGCCCGGGGCGAGGTCGATCTGTTGATAGGCATTCCACCCGTGATGCCGCCCGGTCACGAGGCCGAGCGGATCTACCAGGATCCACTCGCATGCATCGTGCGCCGCGATCACCCGCGGGTGCGCTCGAAGCTCACCCTGCCACTCTTTGCCTCGCTACCCCATGTCGATCTCGCGCTCTTCGGCGCCGTCGACGACACGATCGATCGGGCGCTCGCGCGGCACGGCAAGGCGCGGACCGTGACGGTTGCCTTGCCTCACTTCTCGAGCGTGCCCCTGGCGGTGCTGGAGACCGACGGCATCGCGACGCTCTCCAGCCGTCTGGCCCGAGCGTTCGCGGCGCGGCTGCCCTTGAAGGTGCTGGAGCCGCCCCTGGCGCTCGAGCCCGTCGAGGTTCGTCAGGTGTGGCACCGTCGGAGCGAGACCGACGCGGCGGTCGGCTTTCTGCGTGCCCTGGTGCGTGAGGCGGCGCGCTGAAGCCAGGCAGGCCTCGGGACGCCCGCCATGGCGCTCACAGCACTCAGCGGTCTCCGGCCTCTTCGTTTACCGGCAGATCGAGGGTGAAGGTGGCCCCCTGACCGAGGCCGGGGCTGTCACAGGTGAGCCGCCCCCGCAGCTCCATGGCGGCCAGGGCGCTGATGTGCAGGCCGAAGCCATGGCCCGTCTTCTTCGTGGTGAAGCCCTGGGTGAACAGGCGCGGCAGGCTCTCCGGTGCGATGCCCACGCCATTGTCCGTCACCTGGATGAGCACCCGCTTGCCCTCGGGAGCCGGCCGGATGCCGATGAGCAGGCGCTTGTCCTGGCGCGGGCTCTCCATCAACGCGTCGCGCGCGTTGCTCAGCAGGTTGACGAGGATCTGCAGCAGCTTGTGCCGGTCCACGGAGAGGGACGGCACCGGGGCATAGTCGCGCTCGATGCGGATGCCTCGCGCCTCATAGGCGCCGGCGTGCAGGCGCAGCGCCTCGTCGATGAGGAGGGGCAGCTCCACCTCCTCCTGGACGCCCGCCGAGCTCGCGTGCCGCTGCTGCATGCTGACGATGGACTTGATGTGATCCACCCCCTCGCTCAGGCTGTGCATCTCCTGAAGCAGGGCGTCGCGCTCGTACTGAAGCTGCTCGGACAAGGCCATGAGGTAGTCCGGGAGCTGTTGGCCGCGCGGATCATGGGTGAGGAACGAGGGGAAGTCACCGGTGTGCTCGCGCAGGAGCTGAACCGCCCTGGCCAGGTTGGAGACGCGCGACAGGCGCAGCCGGTCCATGACGAGGCCGGCGGAGACGTTGACGCTGTTGAGCGTGTTGCCCACGTTGTGGAGCACGCCGGTGGCCACCTCCGCCATGCCCGCCTGCCGGGACACATCCAGCAGGGCCCGGTGCATCTCTCCCAGTCGAGCCTCGGCCTCCCTGCGGGCGGTGATGTCCCGCGAGAAGAGCGTCATCCCCACCGTCTGGCCATTCGCGTCCAGCAGGGGGCTGAGGCGGATGTCCATGGAGAGGCGTGTGCCCTGCAGATCGAACTCGTCCTCGAAGCGCACGCGCATGCCCTCGAAGACCCTGGCCACGTGAGGCGCCCAGCGCCTGGTGCGCTCCGGACTCTCCTCCGGCAGCTGCTCGCCCACCTGGGGCGCCCTGCCGAAGCGCAGGAGGTGGAACTGGAGCGCCGCGGCGTTGGCGGCAATCAGCCGTCCCTCCCTGTCGATGGCGAGCACCAGATCATCCGTGCTCTCCAGGAGGCTGCTGAGCTTGTTCTCGCTCTGGCGCAGAGCCCGCAGCGTCTGCTCGCGCGAGCTCTGGGCGGCATCCGTCGCCGCGTTGTGCAGCGCGCCCACGCCCCAGGTTCCCAACATGGAGATGCCGGAGAACAGGTGCATGAGCCAGAACAGGGACGGAGAGATGGGCGGCAGGGTCAGTTCGGCCAGGGTGAAGTAGAGCGGGAACACCAGGGCGAGGGCCACCACCATGAACAGGGTGATGAAGAGCCCCACGCGAGCGCCCGCCAGGTACACGGCGAAGACGGGGAGCAGCGCGCAGATGGTGTGCGTGCTGATGAGGGGCACACGGCCCTCCGCGCAGGCCCCGAGGATGGCGAACATCATGCTCGTCAGCAGCATGGCCGCGGGCGGCTGCGGGGTGGCGGAGCGGCGCGCGACGATCAGGACGCCCACATAGAGCAGGGCGGCGGCCGCGCTGGGGTAGGGAGACAGGCCCGACCACATGGCGCCCGCCGTGTAGATCGCGTTGAACAGGACCAGGAAGCAGGCGGCGCCCACCAGGAGCCGGTAGCGGACGAGATCCGTGGGCACCCCCTTGCGAAGGGGCTCGGAGAGCAGGGAGTCCAGTCGCTCCAGGAGCCAGTTACGAGAGGGAGGAGGAGGTGCTGCCGACGCGGAGGAGAGGGTGGCCATGGTGGGCACGCACACGGGTAACGAGCCACCCGCCGCGTGTCCGGGGATTGTGCTCAGGGATTCCGGCTGCTTCCAACGCTCCCGTCGTGTCCTCCGTCTCCGGGTGAAAAGGACTCGCCGCCAGACGCCTGGGACCGCGGGTATCATGGCGCGCATGCTCATGAATTCCGTGGTGATGGTGGTGCTGCTCGCGAATCCCGCTCAGCCGGCGCCGGCTCGATCGGCCGCCGCGGCCCAGCCGCTCACGTGGAAGGTGACCGGCTCGGACGTCGCGTTCGAGATGTCCGCGACGGATCTGCGCGCCCTGCGCGGCGGCAAGGAGGTGTTCGGCCTGAAGTCGCGCGAGAAGAACTTCTTCTCCGACTTCGAGGTCGACGAGGGGGCCGACACGACCGGCTGGGAGGCCTCCCAGTCCATGCAGGTGCTGTCGGTGGTGGGCCCGTGGGTGAGCTACGAGCTGACGGCAGGGGGCTTCACCGGCGGCGCGCACCCGTACGCGAGCGCGTCCTACGTCACCGAGGACGTGACGAAGGACAAGGGCGCCTTCTCGCTGCTCGACGTGTTCCCCGAGAAGGAGGTGCTCAAGGCGCTCAAGGCGGACGGCTTCGTGCGCAAGCACATCCGCGACGAGCAGGAGTTCGAGAACGCCAGGACGGTGGAGGAGTTGATCGGGTCCCTGGATGCCGGCGAGGACTGCGTGGGTTTCGAGTACGGCGGGCTCGAGGCCGTGAAGCGCTCGGTCGCGTTCCACCACGTCGAGGGCAACAAGGTCGCCGTGCGCATTGCGTTCGGCCACGCCGCCGAGGTGTGCCGCGGGAGCAAGTTCGTGGTGGGCGTGCTGTTGCCCATCCCCGCGGCGCGGCGGCCGGCGTTCGAGCGCGCGGCCCGGCGCGCGGAGGGCTTCCTGATGAAGGACGCCAAGGCCGTGAAGGCCCCTACCGTGCGCTTCTCGTGGGAGCCTCCCGAGCGCAAGCAGAAGTGAGGGCCCTGGCACGGGGATGTTGCGCCGCGTCGTCCTACCTGCGTCCCAGTGGTGTCAGTCCCGTGGGGAAGATCTTCCTGGATGAGCGTTCATTCCGAGGGGTGAGCCGAACTCGCGCGGTCCTATAGTCCGCCCGGCTCGTTCACCAGGGAGGCACACCATGCATCTAGAGAAGTGGGGCTCGTGGCTCGTTGCTCTCGCATTGACTGGCAGCACCGGAGCATTGGCGGCGGATCCTCAGCCGGCGGCGCTGGCGGAGGTCGAAGCGCAGGTCCGGGCGCTGGGCGGCGAGGAGCACGTCGAGGCGGATCTGCTGGAGATCAAGTTCCGTGACGACCAGCTCATCCGGTTGCGCGATGGCATGCCCACGGACCTGGCGGGGCGCGGGCTGCGCGCGCCGGCGGCCTCGGTGCTGATGAAGGCGGTGTCGGGCGGCAAGTGGATGCGCTCCCACGAGGTGCCCGAGGAGGCGCTGGAGCGGCTCCAGGCCGAGGGCCTGAAGCGGACCGCCGAGCCCCAGCCGGACCTCAACCTGTACTTCCGCGTGCGGCTGCCCGCCGTCCTCGATGCCCAGCGCATCGCGGCGGCCTTCCGCGAGCTTCCCGAGGTGGAGGCCGTCTACCGCGTGCCCCGCCCGGTGGAGACGCCGCTGGCGCCGGACTACTACTCGATCAGCTCGGGCTCCTATCAGCAGTACCAGGACGAGGCGCCCGTGGGCATCGATGGGCGCTATGCCCAGACCGTGCCGGGGGCGCGTGGCACCGGTGTGAAGATCTGCGACATCGAGTACAGCTTCAACGCCGCGCACGTGGACCTGGGCACGGTGACGGTCATCGGCCCGGCGGGAGTGGATCCGTTCAGCAACGACAACCACGGCACCGCGGTGCTGGGGGTGTACGGCAGCCTTCCCAACGGCGAGGGCACCCTGGGCATCGCCCATGACGCGCAGAAGCTGTTCGCGTACGCCAACACGCGCTCCGGCGGCTACAACGTGGGCGCCGCCGTGACGACCTGCGCGGCCAACCTCGGCGCGGGCGATGTCATCGTCATCGAGCAGCAGCTGAGCGGGCCGCTGGGCGGCACGAACTACGTGCCCTCCGAGTGGTACAAGCCCTGGTACGACGCCATCAAGGCGGCGGTGGCGGCCAACAAGGTCGTCGTCGCGGCGGCGGGCAACGGCGGCCAGAACCTGGATGCGCCCATCTACTCCACGGGCAACGGCGGTCACTACCCGTTCCTGCCGCAGAACGACTCGGGCGCCATCATCGTGGGAGCCGGCCAGTCGCCCGTCTATGGCCCCAGCGCGCGCGCTGCCCACTCCTTCTCCAACTACGGCTCCACGGTGGATCTGCAGGGGTGGGGTGACCGGGTGACGACCACCGGCTACGGCGGCCTCTACAGCTCCGAGGGCGTCAACCGCTGGTACACCGGCACCTTCTCGGGCACCTCGAGCGCGACGCCCATCGTCGCGGGCGCGGTGGCCAGCGTCCAGGGCGCCTCCATCGCCGCGGGGCAGGGCGTGCTCAGCCCCAGCGCGATGCGCAGCCTCCTGCTGAGCACCGGCACGCCGCAGGCTGGCTCGAATCACATCGGCCCCTTGCCGAACCTGCGCCAGGCCCTGTCGGCCCTCTCCATCACCAACCTCTGGATCTCGCCCGAGAGCCCCGTGCGCCCCGCGGAGCCTTCCACCGCGCAGGCGGACTCGACCGCGGTCGCCGCGGGCAATGGCCTCTACCTCGTCGTCTGGTCGGACTTCACCTCGGGCGCCCCGGACATCCTCGCGGCTCGCGTGAAGGCCTCGGACGGCGCGCTGCTGGATACCACCCCCATCTTCATCGGCACGGCGCCGGGCGCCCAGGTCAACCCCGCCGTGACCTTCGACGGCACCCACTTCCTGGTGGTGTGGGAAGATCACCAGAGCCTCCCGCGCATCTTCGGCGCCCGCGTGAGGGCCGTGGATGGTGCCGTGGTGACGCCGCCCTTCCTGGTCAGCCAGACGCCCCCAGGGCCCTTCTCGCTGCCCCAGACCGACCCCGCCGTGGCCTTCGATGCGGCGAGCTCGAACTACCTGGTGACCTGGAGCAGCTTCTTCCATGAGAACGGGAGCGTGGGCTCCGGCATCCTGGGCATCCGCATCCAGGCCTCGAGCGGCGCGCTCGTCGAGCCGCAGAGCTTCCTGGTCGGCCGCGACGGCCGCGACGGCCGCGTCGCCTCCGCGAACGGCTCCTTCCTGGTGTCCTGGACGAGGGCAAGCAACATCGAGGCCGCGCGCGTCTCTGGCGCCTCGGGGAGCGTGCTGGATGCCACCCCCATCTCCCTGGCCGCGACGGCCGCCAACGAGCACAGCTCCGCAGTGGCCGCCCGTGAGGGTAGGGCCGCGGGTGACGGCGAGTTCCTGGTGGTCTGGACGGGAGCGGACAACACCCTGAGGGGCCGGCGGCTGCGGGCCTCGGACGGCGCCACGCTCGAGGCCTCGGACTTCGTGGTGGGGGCGGCGGCCGTCGTTCCCGCGTCGGTGACGTACGATGGGCAGGACTACCGGGTGGCCTGGCAGGGCACGCGGGATGGCGCGCGCAAGGTGCTGACCACGCGAGTGTCCGCCGATGGCGAGGTGGCCTCCGACGCGGAGGCCGCCCTCTCCGAGGTGTCTTCCTCCTCGAGGACGAAGCGGGTCGGCATCGCCGCGACGAGCGTGGGCCGTTTCCTGGCGACCTACCTGCAGCACCAGCCGACCGGGAACCTGCACCGCGCCCGCATGCGGCTCGCGAAGGCCCTGCCCGAGCCCGTGCCGTGCGAGTCGCTCACGCCGCTCCTGGTGCTCGATGGCAGGGCGGAGAGCACCCTGGAGTGCGGACCGGGCACCTACAGCGACGCGGGCGCCCGGGCGTTCGACGGCTGCGGCAACCCGATCCAGGTGCGCGCGTACAACGCGGGGAATGACTCGTCCGGTCCCGGCCCGCTGCTGGGGTCCGAGGGCAGCTACACGGTCTCGTACTCCGCCTGGGACGCCCAGGGGCAGACGGTGAGCGCCTCGCGCACGGTGAACGTGGAGGATCGGACCGCGCCGACGCTGGCGCTCCAAGGCCCGGCCTCCATGACGCACACGTGCGGCAGCCCGTGGGTGGACCCTGGCGTCCAGGCGCAGGATGCGTGCTACGGCAACGTCTCCACCTGGGGGTGGCACGTCGGCGAGGTGAACGGCTGGGCCGAGGGCACCTACACCGTGACGTACTTCGTGGCGGACGGTAGCGGCAACGCCTCCGCGCCGGTGACTCGCACCGTGGAAGTCATCGACTGCCCCTGGTAGTCACGCCTCGAGGTGACGAGCCGAGCTCGGAGCGCTTCACTTCGAGCGGCCCGGGCCGCGGAGAGTCGAGATGCGGCCTTGCTCTCCGACGGCCCAGAGTCCCTTGCCAGCAACGGCGCTGGAGACCGCGTGGAAGCCCGTGGAGTCCAGGGGCTTCCAGCTCTTGCCCCCATCCACGGACAGGTCCGTGCCGGAGGGCCCCACGGTGACGAGCGTCGGGCCCGGTGCCCCTCGGAGCTGCGCCACGCAGGAGCGATAGCCGGTGGGCCGCGCACCGGTGGGCGTGCTCCAGGTCCGGCCTCCGTCGCGGGTGAGGGCCACGTTGCCGCTCGGGTCTTCCGGGCGGCGGTAGTTGCCTCCGACGGCGATGCCCTCGCGCTCGTTCCAGAAGAGCAGCGAGAAGACTCCCGCGCCCTCGCCGGTGGCCAGCGGCGTGGTCGCCACGGCCCAGGTGCGGCCCCGATCCGACGAGTAGAGCACTCGCGCCGCCGGGCCTCCCAGTCCAAACCAGACATGGCGCTCGCCGTACACGGCGATGCTCGTGCCGCTGGCGGCAAAGCCTCCCTCGCCCGGTAGCGCCGCGGGGAGGGCCTCGGCCGGGACGGGCGTCCAGTTCGCGCCCCCGTCCGAAGTCACCACCAGCAGGAAGCGGCCATCCACCGGATCGCTGAAGGCAATGCCATTGCGCTCATCCCAGAAGGCCATCGCGTCGAAGAATGCCTTGGGATGGCGGTTGGTGAACTGCAGCGTCCAGTGCTCGCCGCCGTCCACCGTCTTGTAGATGCGAGACTTCTCGCCCTCGCCGATGGCGAGCAGATACGCCGTGCTGGCGCTGAAGGCATCCACGTCGCGGAAGTCGAGCTCGCCGGCTCCTGGCACGGTGCCGGCCTTCCACGTCTTTCCTCCATCCGTCGTCCGGACGAAGGTCCCCTTGTCGCCGCTGGCCCACGCCACGCGCTCATCGACGGCGCTGACTCCCCGCAGGCGCACAGGGGTTCCACTCGTCTGGGGTTCCCAGGGCACGCCCGTGCCTCCCAGCGTCAGCCATGCCACGAGCCACACCGCTCCGGTCGTCATGTGTCCTCCACGCGGGCGCCAGGGTAGCTTGCTTCAGGGGCAGTTCACGACGTTCACCGTGTAGATGCTCCCCTCGATGTGGAAGGCGCCAGATTCATCAATCGGTCCGCAAGCACTCAATGCGAGTGCAAGGCCAACGAGAGCGCGGCGGAGAGGGAATGGACTCGACTGCGGCGTGGCAAGGATGTGTCGCAAGGTGAAGCCTCCAGTCAGAGGGTGAGAGGATTATGACTGGCGGCGATGCAAAGAGAAATACGAATTGACGTCAGTTTTTGAGATAGTGATTGCCTTGCAAAGATAGATAGTGTCTGCAATTGATTGGGCCCTGAATCGCACTCGCCTTGGAAAGATGGGCCGTGTCTGCAATTCATTGGGGCCGCGGCTCGGGAGTCCTGGGAGCCGTCCGGTGGAGTCCGGAGCTGTAGGCACTCAGGGCCCCTGCTGCGCTGCTCGACCACCAGAAGGTGCGGATTCTACGAGTCTCTCCTCGGGCACTCGAGGCTCTCTCGGAGAGCCGGCGCAACCAGAGGAGGCTTCAGCACTTGCGTACTTCTACTTCCGAGCGACGTTGAGACCGCGAGCTGACCCGACTGCTCGGCACCTGGTGAAGGGCTCGCGGCCGACGGCGGCGCTACCACAACAGCTCGACTACGACTGCACCGGGCCTTCAGGGAACTCCTCGAAGGACTCAGGGTACATCCTGCAAGCGGCATTGGCGGTCTGAGTGAGTGACATGGCGGTTCCTCCTGGGGAAAGGGCCGTGTGTTCCCGCCCTCAGGGAAATAGAAGCAAAACCCGTCCACCCGGTCAATGTGTTTTCTTATCTCGTGATACTACCCCCCAGATCTCTGGACCGACAGTGTGGAACGCTATTTTGCAATCAAGACCAACTGTGGGTTTGGCGCCCTTCACCCGACGTGCACGTACGTTGTATCACCTCGGATCGAGCATGAATGAGCCCGACTCAGACCACGAAGAGCGGTCTCGCCCCTCTTCGATCCTGTCCGCCGAACGCTTCTGGTGGGTCCTCGCGGCGCTCACCTGCGTGACGGTGGGGCTGCCCATGCTGTTCGTCAAGGCGCCCGTCGAGCACACCCTCGTCGCGTGGCTGGTCGTGGTCCTGGTGTACCTCGGCCTCCTTCTCCTATTCGGCAGACGCTTCGTCCTTGAGGGCGCGATCCTTGCGTTCCTGCTCGCGGTGATCGTCGCCCGGGTGCTCCACGTCGTTCACGGAGTGCTGAAGGCCTCTTCCTGAGTGCTTAGTATCCGCGCTCCCAAGGAGGGGACCATGACGAAGCCCTACAAGCCGGAAGGCTATGCGAGCGTGTCGGTGTACCTGATGGCCAACGGCGCTCAGCGCGTCATCGACTTCTTGAAGAAGACCTTCGATGCCCAGGAGCTGCGCCGGTACGACGCGCCCAACGGCACGATCATGCACGCCGAGGTCCGCATCGATGACACGGTGGTGATGATCTCGGACGGGGGAGGGCCGTATCCCGCCTTCCCCGTCTGGCTCCACGTCTACGTGCCGGACGTGGACGCCACCTACCAGCGGGCCCTGGCCGCGGGCGGAGTCTCCGTCCAGGAGCCGGTCCAGAAGGGCGATCCGGACCGGCGCGGAGGCGTGAAGGATCCCGCCGGCAATACGTGGTGGATCTCCACCCAGGTCGGCTGAGCCAGGGCGAGGGCATGCCCGTCAGTCGGCGGGCGCGGCGCCTGGGCCGGACGCTCAGTAGACGCGGACGTTGTCGATGCCCGCGCCGAAGAAGGTCCCGTCGTTGGCGTCCAGCGAGGCGAAGCCCACCGCGGTGAGCGGGCTGTTGGCGACGAACGAGAAGGTGTGGGTCTGCCAGGGCGTCATGAAGTAGGCCGGCGTGCCCTGCGTGCTGACGGAGTGGCTGGACACGGCCACGCCGTTGACCCCCACCCAGAAGCTGGAGACAGCCCCGGTGCCCGCCGACAGCGCCGCGTAGTTGAACGTCACCGTGTAGGTCCGGCCCACCACGGTCGGGAACGTCTGCGTCGCGGCGCCGTTGCCGTAGTTGTAGTAGCCGTTCTTGAGCGACAGCCACTGGCTGCCCTCGCTGGCCAGCGCGGTGTTGGTCCCGAAGGCGTGCGAGCGCACCAGCGTCACGCCGTAGCCCACGTCCGTCCACCCCTTCAGCGCGCCGGTGACGGTGCCGCCGCCGTTGCGCACGGCCGGGATGCCGACGGAGGTGCTGATGCGCTGGGCCTCGAAGCCCGAGTTCACCAGCAGGCCCACGCCCGTGGAGCCGGTGGCGAACTGCTTGTAGGCGTGGGCGAAGCGACTGCCGAGCTCCACGGTGCCGGCGGTGTCGTAGTGCAGGTCATCCGCGTTGCGCGACAGATCATCGGTGAGCACCAGCGCCGCGCGTGGATCCGCCTTGGCCACGGCGACCTGGGCGGCCTGGACGTTGCTCCAGTACGCGGCATACCCCGAGGGGTTCACCTGGCCCATGATGAAGGGCAGGCTCGGCTGGCCGTAGCCGGTGCGCGCCAGGGAGATGAACTCCTGGAGCCGCGTCTGGTAGGCCGCCGAGCTCTCCTGGGTGGTGCCGTCCGTCTCTCCCTGCATCCAGAAGAAGGCGGAGAGGCGCCCCGTGTCCCCCAGCGCCGAGGGCATCCAGTAGGCCGCGGTGTGGTACCGGGTGAAGAGCTGATGGGCGAGCTCGTTGCTTGCCGGGGCCCAGTCCTGGCCGGGGGAGGGGGCGAGGCTGGTGGCGCCCACCGCGTGCTTGACGACGGCAACGCGCGGGTAGCCCAGGGTGTCGGCGATGTCCTTGCCGGCGCTCAGCTCCGGCCCGAAGGCGCTGCCCGTGTAGAGCACGTTCACCAGCTCCGTGGGCGCCTGCATGTCGTTCCAGCTGGGGTAGAGGACGGAGGAGTTCGGTCCCCAGAACTTCACCTTCGTCTGCGCGCCAGCGTACGCCGCCAGGGGCCCCGTCAGCTGGGAAGAGGTGGCCGCGTAGCCGACCATGTTCGACTGGCCAGCGAAGATGAACACCGGGATCTCCGCCCCCGCGTCGGTGGGAACGGCGGCTCCCAGCAGGGTGGACAGGAAGGCGACGGCAGCACGCATCGGAGTGGCTGGCTTCATGGTCGGACGTCCTCGTTGGAGCAAGGCTGGACACCGGAGGGCTCATCCCTCCGCGTCAGCATGCGGGCGTCCGTGTAGCTGGACCGGCCGGGTGAGGCTGTGAGCGGCTTCTCTCGGAAGCAGTGAGCGCGTTCACAGACAGGGGCCGAGCGGGCGCTGGCCCCTCGAGTCGCCTGGGCGGTACCTCATGTTACCGCGCTTCATTCCCCTTCCAGGTCTCGTTTCAGCTTCGAGAGCAGGTCCACCGCCGCGGTGGCGTACGAGGAGATCCACCGGTCGTGGATCTCCTTGAAGGGGGCCGCGTTCAGGTAGTTCCACCGCTTGCGCCCCTCGCGCACGGGGATGATCAGCTCCGCCTTCTCGAGCACCCCCAGGTGCTGCATCACCGTGCAGCGGTCCAGGGCCGCCTCGAAGTGCTCGCACAATTCCCCGGTGGTGCGCGGCCCTTCCTTCAGGAGATCCAGGATCTCCCGCCGCCGCGAGTCCGCCAGTGCCTTGAACAGGAGATCGTCCCGGGCCGCCCTTGACATGTTATAAATCTATAACATATCCATGGGTAGAACCCAAACGGAAGGCGAGCCCCATGGAGCCCAAGTTCCAGGTACAGCTGAAGATCCAGAAGCCGGTCGCGGAGGTCTTCGAAGCCGTCGTCAATCCCAAGAAGCTCAGCGGCTACTTCGTCCAGCAGGCGAGCGCGCCGCTGGTCGAGGGCACCACCGTCAAGTGGAGCTTCATGGAAGTGCCGGGCGAGTTCGATGTCATCGTCCGCCAGGTCATCAAGGACGAGCGCATCGTCTTCGAGTGGCCGGCCGACGACAGCTACAACACCCGGGTGGTGATGGTCTTCAAGCCGATCGATCCCAGGAACACGATGGTGCAGATCAGCGAGTCCGGCTGGAAGGCTGACGACAAGGGGATCGAGGCCTCATACGGCAACGCCGGCGGGTGGATGCACATGATGATGTGCCTCAAGGCCTACCTCGAGCACGGCATCA
The sequence above is drawn from the Hyalangium gracile genome and encodes:
- a CDS encoding immunoglobulin-like domain-containing protein; protein product: MHLEKWGSWLVALALTGSTGALAADPQPAALAEVEAQVRALGGEEHVEADLLEIKFRDDQLIRLRDGMPTDLAGRGLRAPAASVLMKAVSGGKWMRSHEVPEEALERLQAEGLKRTAEPQPDLNLYFRVRLPAVLDAQRIAAAFRELPEVEAVYRVPRPVETPLAPDYYSISSGSYQQYQDEAPVGIDGRYAQTVPGARGTGVKICDIEYSFNAAHVDLGTVTVIGPAGVDPFSNDNHGTAVLGVYGSLPNGEGTLGIAHDAQKLFAYANTRSGGYNVGAAVTTCAANLGAGDVIVIEQQLSGPLGGTNYVPSEWYKPWYDAIKAAVAANKVVVAAAGNGGQNLDAPIYSTGNGGHYPFLPQNDSGAIIVGAGQSPVYGPSARAAHSFSNYGSTVDLQGWGDRVTTTGYGGLYSSEGVNRWYTGTFSGTSSATPIVAGAVASVQGASIAAGQGVLSPSAMRSLLLSTGTPQAGSNHIGPLPNLRQALSALSITNLWISPESPVRPAEPSTAQADSTAVAAGNGLYLVVWSDFTSGAPDILAARVKASDGALLDTTPIFIGTAPGAQVNPAVTFDGTHFLVVWEDHQSLPRIFGARVRAVDGAVVTPPFLVSQTPPGPFSLPQTDPAVAFDAASSNYLVTWSSFFHENGSVGSGILGIRIQASSGALVEPQSFLVGRDGRDGRVASANGSFLVSWTRASNIEAARVSGASGSVLDATPISLAATAANEHSSAVAAREGRAAGDGEFLVVWTGADNTLRGRRLRASDGATLEASDFVVGAAAVVPASVTYDGQDYRVAWQGTRDGARKVLTTRVSADGEVASDAEAALSEVSSSSRTKRVGIAATSVGRFLATYLQHQPTGNLHRARMRLAKALPEPVPCESLTPLLVLDGRAESTLECGPGTYSDAGARAFDGCGNPIQVRAYNAGNDSSGPGPLLGSEGSYTVSYSAWDAQGQTVSASRTVNVEDRTAPTLALQGPASMTHTCGSPWVDPGVQAQDACYGNVSTWGWHVGEVNGWAEGTYTVTYFVADGSGNASAPVTRTVEVIDCPW
- a CDS encoding WD40/YVTN/BNR-like repeat-containing protein, with the translated sequence MTTGAVWLVAWLTLGGTGVPWEPQTSGTPVRLRGVSAVDERVAWASGDKGTFVRTTDGGKTWKAGTVPGAGELDFRDVDAFSASTAYLLAIGEGEKSRIYKTVDGGEHWTLQFTNRHPKAFFDAMAFWDERNGIAFSDPVDGRFLLVVTSDGGANWTPVPAEALPAALPGEGGFAASGTSIAVYGERHVWFGLGGPAARVLYSSDRGRTWAVATTPLATGEGAGVFSLLFWNEREGIAVGGNYRRPEDPSGNVALTRDGGRTWSTPTGARPTGYRSCVAQLRGAPGPTLVTVGPSGTDLSVDGGKSWKPLDSTGFHAVSSAVAGKGLWAVGEQGRISTLRGPGRSK
- a CDS encoding VOC family protein; the encoded protein is MTKPYKPEGYASVSVYLMANGAQRVIDFLKKTFDAQELRRYDAPNGTIMHAEVRIDDTVVMISDGGGPYPAFPVWLHVYVPDVDATYQRALAAGGVSVQEPVQKGDPDRRGGVKDPAGNTWWISTQVG
- a CDS encoding sialate O-acetylesterase; translation: MKPATPMRAAVAFLSTLLGAAVPTDAGAEIPVFIFAGQSNMVGYAATSSQLTGPLAAYAGAQTKVKFWGPNSSVLYPSWNDMQAPTELVNVLYTGSAFGPELSAGKDIADTLGYPRVAVVKHAVGATSLAPSPGQDWAPASNELAHQLFTRYHTAAYWMPSALGDTGRLSAFFWMQGETDGTTQESSAAYQTRLQEFISLARTGYGQPSLPFIMGQVNPSGYAAYWSNVQAAQVAVAKADPRAALVLTDDLSRNADDLHYDTAGTVELGSRFAHAYKQFATGSTGVGLLVNSGFEAQRISTSVGIPAVRNGGGTVTGALKGWTDVGYGVTLVRSHAFGTNTALASEGSQWLSLKNGYYNYGNGAATQTFPTVVGRTYTVTFNYAALSAGTGAVSSFWVGVNGVAVSSHSVSTQGTPAYFMTPWQTHTFSFVANSPLTAVGFASLDANDGTFFGAGIDNVRVY